The following coding sequences are from one SAR116 cluster alpha proteobacterium HIMB100 window:
- a CDS encoding UDP-N-acetylmuramoylalanine--D-glutamate ligase (PFAM: Mur ligase middle domain~TIGRFAM: UDP-N-acetylmuramoylalanine--D-glutamate ligase), producing MTNIPQQQPLTSIAILGLGRSGRAVLDKARALDIAVICYDDSNAENKSEIILQTPEDWPWDKLDAVVISPGIPHEFPVPHPAVHLANHHNVAVISEVEFALRTSPQGRWVAITGTNGKSTTTALTGHILRQAGKTAVIGGNIGAPVTSLPEQTEDSIAVIELSSYQLETTPSLRAAVRVILNITPDHLDRHGGWDGYVSAKQAILDSATKDELVILGPGQPLDDIAADQQHKTRIIRLDDDCLAEEDRQKAQAGNPALQGGHNQQNCAAARLICRELGLTDTQINDGISSFSGLAHRLQPAGRIEKIQFINDSKATNGEAAAKALASFTRIHWCAGGIAKEDGLSACEAFFAHVQHAYFYGESAPEFEQAVAGKINSSCYDNLEKAVEAAVHSAAQTPTDEQVILLSPAAASFDQFTSFEARGDAFCQIAEQQIAQLHAKHPTPEKVAGHV from the coding sequence ATGACGAATATACCTCAACAACAGCCATTAACTTCAATTGCTATCCTTGGCCTTGGCAGATCTGGCCGTGCAGTTCTTGATAAGGCCCGGGCCCTGGACATAGCAGTTATCTGTTATGATGACAGCAACGCAGAAAATAAATCGGAAATCATCCTTCAGACACCTGAAGACTGGCCGTGGGACAAGCTGGATGCTGTGGTGATCAGCCCTGGCATCCCGCATGAATTCCCGGTGCCTCATCCAGCCGTGCATTTGGCCAATCATCATAATGTTGCGGTCATCAGTGAGGTTGAGTTTGCGCTTCGCACAAGCCCGCAGGGACGCTGGGTTGCGATCACCGGCACAAACGGAAAATCAACAACCACTGCGCTCACTGGCCATATCCTTCGTCAGGCAGGAAAAACAGCGGTAATCGGCGGCAATATTGGTGCGCCAGTGACCAGCCTGCCTGAACAAACAGAAGACAGCATTGCGGTTATAGAATTATCTTCTTATCAGCTAGAGACCACACCATCACTTCGTGCAGCCGTTCGTGTGATCCTCAATATCACACCAGATCATCTCGACAGACATGGAGGCTGGGACGGATATGTAAGCGCTAAACAGGCCATTCTGGACAGCGCGACAAAAGACGAGCTGGTGATTTTAGGTCCTGGACAGCCCCTTGACGACATCGCCGCCGATCAGCAGCACAAAACCCGTATTATCAGACTGGATGATGATTGTCTGGCAGAGGAAGACCGCCAGAAGGCACAGGCTGGCAATCCGGCGTTACAAGGGGGACACAACCAACAAAATTGTGCCGCAGCCCGCCTGATCTGCCGTGAATTGGGGCTGACCGATACACAAATTAATGACGGTATCAGCAGTTTTTCTGGTTTGGCACATCGCCTACAACCCGCTGGACGAATTGAAAAAATCCAGTTCATTAATGATTCAAAAGCCACAAATGGTGAGGCTGCCGCCAAAGCGCTGGCCAGCTTTACCCGCATCCATTGGTGTGCAGGCGGGATTGCCAAGGAAGATGGGCTGTCCGCATGCGAGGCATTCTTTGCTCATGTTCAGCATGCCTATTTCTACGGCGAATCTGCACCAGAATTTGAACAAGCGGTTGCCGGCAAAATAAACTCCAGCTGCTATGACAATCTGGAAAAGGCGGTAGAAGCCGCAGTTCATTCTGCAGCTCAAACCCCGACAGATGAACAAGTCATTCTGCTCTCTCCAGCAGCTGCTTCATTTGATCAATTCACCAGCTTTGAGGCGCGCGGTGACGCATTTTGCCAGATAGCCGAACAACAGATCGCACAGCTGCACGCCAAGCATCCAACACCAGAAAAGGTAGCGGGCCATGTTTGA
- a CDS encoding bacterial cell division membrane protein (PFAM: Cell cycle protein), producing MFDRTDRSRIGVWWWTVDKMMLASIFLLMVLGAVLVMAASPPVASRIGLPEQHFVWKQLIFLVPATVIMLITSILGPRTIRALCLLGLVIVSGLMAATLIIGPEVKGATRWLTIGGFRLQPSEFIKPLFAVSCAWLLGLWREQEVFPGWVWASLLAGCVVTLLILQPDIGMTSVVVLTFGFQLFLAGLPLLLVFAAIGLAPLAGWIAYSQLDHVRLRVDKFLEGGSLQTERSIQSFAEGGWFGVGPGDGTVKQYLPDAHADFIFSVAAEEYGLLACLLLIGVYSFVVIRGYAQSLGRPDLFTILAVSGLATQFGVQAAIHMASSVDMIPTKGMTLPLISYGGSSLMASGLTLGLILALTRKSTHMPSPSYDRQLGEAA from the coding sequence ATGTTTGACAGAACAGACAGATCCCGCATTGGCGTATGGTGGTGGACAGTTGATAAAATGATGCTGGCCAGTATATTTTTGTTGATGGTTTTGGGGGCTGTTCTGGTCATGGCTGCCAGCCCGCCTGTGGCCAGCCGCATCGGCTTGCCCGAACAGCATTTTGTCTGGAAACAGTTGATCTTCCTGGTGCCCGCCACTGTGATTATGCTGATCACCTCAATTCTGGGCCCACGAACCATCCGTGCTCTATGTCTGCTGGGGCTGGTCATCGTCAGTGGCTTAATGGCAGCCACTTTGATTATTGGCCCAGAGGTGAAAGGGGCGACCAGATGGCTGACCATTGGCGGCTTCCGGCTGCAGCCGTCTGAATTTATCAAACCATTATTTGCGGTAAGTTGCGCATGGCTGCTGGGGCTGTGGCGTGAACAAGAGGTATTTCCTGGCTGGGTATGGGCCTCACTGCTGGCAGGATGTGTGGTGACCTTATTAATCCTGCAACCAGATATCGGGATGACCAGTGTGGTCGTTCTGACCTTCGGCTTTCAGTTATTTTTGGCCGGGCTTCCGTTATTGCTGGTCTTTGCGGCCATTGGTCTTGCTCCCCTGGCAGGATGGATCGCCTATTCGCAACTTGATCATGTGCGCCTGCGTGTTGATAAATTCTTAGAAGGTGGCAGTCTGCAAACTGAACGGTCAATCCAGTCCTTTGCAGAAGGCGGCTGGTTTGGTGTTGGCCCGGGGGACGGCACTGTCAAACAATATCTTCCCGATGCGCATGCTGACTTCATCTTCTCTGTTGCTGCAGAGGAATATGGGTTGCTGGCCTGTTTGCTCTTAATCGGGGTCTATAGCTTTGTTGTAATCCGCGGATATGCTCAATCTCTTGGCCGCCCGGATTTATTCACCATTCTGGCGGTATCGGGCCTGGCCACACAATTTGGCGTACAAGCCGCCATTCATATGGCATCCTCAGTCGATATGATCCCCACCAAAGGCATGACCCTGCCCCTTATCAGCTATGGCGGATCATCGCTGATGGCCAGTGGCCTGACCCTCGGCCTCATCCTTGCCCTCACCAGAAAAAGCACACATATGCCGTCACCTTCATATGACCGCCAGCTTGGGGAGGCTGCGTGA
- a CDS encoding undecaprenyldiphospho-muramoylpentapeptide beta-N-acetylglucosaminyltransferase (PFAM: Glycosyltransferase family 28 N-terminal domain; Glycosyltransferase family 28 C-terminal domain~TIGRFAM: undecaprenyldiphospho-muramoylpentapeptide beta-N-acetylglucosaminyltransferase), whose amino-acid sequence MSRSANHITGRIWLAAGGTGGHVFPAIHTAHALMADGFEVMMVTDRRGKRLLPAELPQAVIAAASPFAGSPFSRIVALMKLSAGFVQCLALLLHKRPVAVVGFGGYPAAGPTLAAWLLGVPVWLHEQNAVMGRTNQMLSKLVHQVFTSWPETKGLPASARHLYTGLPVAEAFTNLPEYAQNKVYKELHLAVFGGSLGARLFADIIPQAVGKLPAQLKQSLRVSQQAREDQIPALQAIYTDQNITADIRPFFADVPGVMASADLVISRAGASTVAELAAAGRPSLLIPFAGALDGHQRANADQLVRIGGAVCVDEQDASSAHLAKLLTELLGADEPRQKQALSARKIARPDAAAQICSVLKQHFSSPSREAA is encoded by the coding sequence ATGTCCCGCTCAGCAAACCATATCACAGGGCGTATCTGGCTGGCAGCTGGCGGAACAGGCGGACATGTGTTTCCGGCCATCCATACCGCACATGCCCTGATGGCTGATGGATTTGAAGTGATGATGGTTACTGACAGGCGAGGCAAACGGCTTCTGCCAGCTGAGTTGCCACAGGCTGTAATCGCTGCTGCCTCTCCATTTGCTGGCTCGCCCTTCAGCCGGATAGTTGCTCTCATGAAATTATCCGCCGGGTTTGTTCAGTGCCTTGCCTTGCTATTACACAAACGGCCTGTTGCTGTTGTGGGTTTTGGCGGCTATCCGGCGGCAGGCCCCACGCTGGCCGCATGGCTGCTTGGTGTACCTGTCTGGCTGCATGAACAGAACGCGGTGATGGGACGCACCAACCAGATGTTGTCCAAGCTTGTTCATCAGGTCTTTACCAGCTGGCCAGAAACAAAGGGGCTGCCTGCTTCTGCCCGCCATCTATATACCGGACTGCCCGTGGCCGAAGCCTTTACCAATTTGCCTGAATATGCCCAGAATAAAGTATATAAAGAGCTTCATCTGGCGGTGTTTGGTGGCTCATTAGGTGCGCGCCTGTTCGCAGATATTATTCCGCAAGCTGTTGGCAAATTACCAGCTCAGCTGAAACAGTCTCTGCGTGTCAGCCAGCAAGCCCGGGAAGACCAGATACCGGCCCTTCAAGCGATCTATACAGACCAGAACATAACCGCAGATATCCGCCCGTTCTTTGCTGATGTCCCCGGGGTGATGGCTTCAGCTGATCTGGTAATCAGCCGCGCAGGGGCATCTACTGTCGCTGAACTGGCGGCTGCAGGCCGGCCTTCTCTTCTGATCCCCTTTGCAGGGGCACTTGACGGTCATCAACGCGCGAATGCTGACCAGCTTGTCCGTATCGGCGGTGCTGTATGTGTAGATGAACAGGACGCATCATCTGCGCATCTGGCAAAGCTGTTAACAGAGCTGCTTGGCGCGGATGAGCCCCGCCAGAAACAAGCACTTTCAGCCCGCAAAATTGCCCGCCCTGACGCAGCTGCACAAATATGCAGCGTTCTCAAACAGCATTTTTCCAGCCCATCACGGGAGGCCGCATGA
- a CDS encoding UDP-N-acetylmuramate--alanine ligase (PFAM: Mur ligase family, glutamate ligase domain; Mur ligase family, catalytic domain; Mur ligase middle domain~TIGRFAM: UDP-N-acetylmuramate--alanine ligase) → MTALPLSIGIIHFTGIGGIGMSGIAEILHELGYQVQGSDLSENANVARLRSRGIKVKTPQRADNLKDVSIVVISTAIKDDNIELIEARRQFLPVVHRSEMLGELMRLRWSVAVAGTHGKTTTTSLVATLFDSACLDPTVVNGGIISSWGSNARLGAGDWMVVEADESDGSFSRLKPTVAIVTNIDPEHLDHHGSFENLEQAFANFISSIPFYGFATLCIDHPAVQRLLPTISDRRVITYGLSTNADIRAANLRHENDRMIFDVLISDRLGMNTSRIEDVIFPMLGEHNVQNCLAALSVCLEMGLDIDLIRSGLAQFKGVGRRFDIKGEAGGITVIDDYGHHPVEIKAALDAGRMYCGENKLIAVVQPHRYSRLRDLFSDFCACFNEADHVIVADVYAAGEAPLEGFEKDQLAEGLRAYGHRSAHVLDAPEDLAKTILPYAESGDLVMCLGAGSITQWAADLPANLKRLQSGDLTSEQAEGS, encoded by the coding sequence ATGACTGCGCTGCCCTTATCCATAGGCATCATTCACTTTACCGGTATTGGTGGTATCGGCATGAGTGGTATTGCTGAAATCCTGCATGAGCTGGGTTATCAGGTCCAGGGCAGTGATCTGAGCGAAAATGCCAATGTTGCGCGCCTGCGCTCACGCGGCATAAAGGTGAAGACGCCGCAACGGGCCGACAATCTGAAAGATGTTTCGATTGTTGTGATTTCCACGGCGATTAAAGATGACAATATTGAGCTGATTGAAGCCCGCCGCCAGTTTCTGCCTGTGGTACATCGTTCTGAAATGTTGGGCGAGCTGATGCGTCTGCGCTGGTCAGTTGCGGTTGCGGGCACTCATGGCAAAACGACAACCACGTCGTTGGTGGCGACGTTATTTGATTCTGCCTGCCTGGATCCAACCGTTGTCAATGGCGGCATTATCTCCAGCTGGGGCAGCAATGCCCGCCTGGGTGCAGGTGACTGGATGGTGGTTGAAGCAGATGAAAGCGATGGCTCTTTCTCGCGTCTGAAACCGACTGTGGCGATTGTAACCAATATTGATCCTGAACATCTGGATCATCACGGCTCATTTGAAAATCTGGAACAGGCCTTTGCCAATTTCATCTCCTCGATTCCGTTTTATGGTTTTGCAACCTTATGCATTGATCATCCGGCGGTTCAGCGGCTGTTGCCTACTATTTCAGATCGGCGGGTGATTACTTACGGGTTGTCTACTAACGCCGATATCAGAGCGGCCAATTTGCGGCATGAAAATGACCGCATGATTTTTGATGTGCTGATTTCAGACAGGCTGGGCATGAACACCAGCCGGATTGAAGATGTCATCTTCCCGATGCTGGGCGAACATAATGTCCAAAATTGTCTGGCTGCTTTGTCTGTTTGTCTTGAAATGGGCCTCGATATTGACCTGATCCGATCAGGACTTGCTCAATTCAAGGGAGTCGGCAGACGCTTTGATATCAAAGGTGAAGCTGGTGGCATTACAGTAATTGACGATTATGGCCATCATCCGGTTGAAATTAAAGCCGCACTGGATGCAGGCAGAATGTATTGCGGTGAAAACAAGCTGATTGCTGTGGTTCAGCCCCATCGCTATAGCCGCTTGCGGGATCTGTTCTCAGACTTCTGTGCCTGTTTCAATGAAGCAGATCACGTCATTGTTGCTGATGTATATGCTGCCGGCGAAGCCCCACTTGAAGGCTTTGAAAAAGACCAGCTGGCTGAAGGATTGCGGGCTTATGGGCACCGTTCCGCTCATGTTCTGGATGCACCAGAAGACCTGGCAAAGACCATTCTGCCCTACGCGGAATCAGGTGATTTGGTGATGTGTCTGGGAGCGGGATCGATCACGCAATGGGCTGCTGATCTGCCAGCGAATCTGAAGCGTCTGCAATCAGGCGACCTGACTTCTGAACAAGCGGAGGGGTCATGA
- a CDS encoding UDP-N-acetylenolpyruvoylglucosamine reductase (PFAM: FAD binding domain; UDP-N-acetylenolpyruvoylglucosamine reductase, C-terminal domain~TIGRFAM: UDP-N-acetylenolpyruvoylglucosamine reductase): MLSADKFTGVNGQLQPMAELAGLTWMRVGGPADWLFTPADISDLQNFLRQCPEDVPITCLGAGSNSLIRDGGMDGIVIHLAAHLTKITHTDNEIYAEAGCADSEVARYAAKQNLTGLEFLVSIPGTIGGGIVMNAGCYGTEFKDVLIEGEGLTHQGEQVNFSAADLQLSYRRSQLPADIILTSARFRAEPGDNAVIRQTMKQMLANRAASQPVGVRTGGSTFANPDGGKAWQQIDAAGCRGLQRGGASVSEKHCNFLINQGTATAADIEELGEEVRAAVAAHSGTKLRWEIRRMGRPLSKQNANGGADGRT; this comes from the coding sequence ATGTTGTCTGCCGATAAATTTACAGGAGTGAACGGACAGCTGCAGCCGATGGCTGAACTGGCTGGACTGACCTGGATGCGGGTTGGTGGCCCTGCCGATTGGCTGTTCACCCCTGCTGATATCAGCGACCTGCAGAATTTCCTGCGTCAATGTCCAGAAGATGTGCCGATAACCTGTTTAGGTGCTGGCTCAAACTCACTAATTCGTGATGGGGGCATGGATGGTATTGTGATTCACCTTGCAGCTCATCTGACCAAAATCACCCATACAGACAACGAAATTTATGCGGAAGCTGGATGCGCCGATAGCGAGGTTGCGCGCTATGCCGCAAAACAGAACTTAACTGGTCTTGAATTTCTGGTGTCCATTCCCGGAACAATTGGCGGCGGCATCGTTATGAATGCTGGCTGTTACGGCACCGAATTCAAAGATGTGTTGATTGAAGGAGAGGGGCTGACCCATCAGGGTGAGCAGGTCAATTTCAGCGCTGCTGATCTGCAGCTATCCTATCGCCGCAGCCAGCTGCCCGCAGATATCATTTTAACATCTGCCCGGTTCCGCGCCGAACCGGGTGATAATGCTGTGATCCGCCAAACCATGAAGCAAATGCTGGCCAACCGGGCTGCCAGTCAACCCGTAGGTGTGCGCACAGGCGGCTCGACCTTCGCCAATCCTGATGGGGGTAAAGCCTGGCAACAGATCGATGCTGCTGGCTGTCGCGGCCTGCAAAGAGGCGGGGCGAGTGTTTCAGAAAAACATTGTAATTTTCTGATTAATCAGGGCACAGCCACCGCGGCGGATATTGAAGAATTAGGTGAAGAGGTCCGGGCCGCTGTTGCCGCACATTCCGGCACAAAGCTCAGATGGGAAATCAGACGGATGGGCCGACCGCTCAGCAAGCAAAACGCAAATGGAGGTGCAGATGGCCGCACATGA
- a CDS encoding D-alanine--D-alanine ligase (PFAM: D-ala D-ala ligase C-terminus; D-ala D-ala ligase N-terminus~TIGRFAM: D-alanine--D-alanine ligase) has product MAAHDRRVAVLMGGWTSEAAVSRVSASFCSKAARLAGWDTVDVELDRDLMEKLDDIQPDRVFNALHGQIGEDGSVQGLLNILNIPYTHSGVLASSMAMDKISSRLIFSSVGISVPSLLALQEDSHVQPADFTGDYVIKPRNDGSSVGVVIVKDGQPAPERSRWDASTQLIAEEYIPGRELTVSVLDGRALCVTEIHVPDEFYDFDAKYKVGGSQHTVPADIPEPVAILASDWAERAFAILGCRGVARADFRWDEDEDRLYMLEVNTQPGMTATSLTPEQAAFCGISGEELVNHLLEIAQCDD; this is encoded by the coding sequence ATGGCCGCACATGATCGCCGTGTTGCTGTTCTGATGGGCGGCTGGACTTCAGAAGCCGCTGTCAGCCGTGTTTCCGCGAGCTTCTGCAGCAAGGCAGCACGTCTGGCTGGCTGGGACACGGTGGATGTGGAGCTCGATCGGGATCTGATGGAAAAGCTTGACGACATCCAGCCAGACCGCGTGTTCAATGCTTTGCATGGGCAGATAGGTGAAGATGGTTCTGTTCAGGGCCTTTTGAACATTCTGAACATCCCTTACACGCATAGCGGTGTTTTGGCCTCTTCGATGGCAATGGATAAAATCAGCTCTCGCCTGATTTTCAGCTCTGTCGGCATTTCTGTGCCGTCTTTGCTGGCGCTTCAAGAAGACAGCCATGTTCAGCCAGCCGATTTTACCGGTGATTATGTGATCAAACCACGTAATGACGGCTCGAGCGTTGGAGTTGTGATTGTCAAAGACGGCCAGCCTGCCCCGGAACGCAGCCGCTGGGATGCCAGCACCCAATTGATTGCTGAAGAATATATCCCGGGCCGAGAGCTGACTGTATCTGTTCTTGATGGCCGCGCCCTATGCGTCACCGAAATACATGTGCCAGACGAATTCTATGATTTCGATGCCAAATATAAGGTAGGTGGCTCACAACATACTGTGCCTGCAGATATTCCAGAACCCGTGGCCATACTGGCTAGTGACTGGGCTGAGCGGGCCTTTGCCATTCTCGGCTGCCGCGGTGTAGCCAGAGCTGATTTCAGATGGGATGAAGATGAAGACAGGCTGTATATGCTTGAGGTCAACACCCAGCCTGGAATGACTGCCACATCCCTGACCCCTGAACAAGCCGCCTTTTGTGGAATTTCAGGTGAAGAGCTCGTCAACCATCTGCTGGAGATTGCGCAATGCGACGACTGA
- a CDS encoding cell division septal protein (PFAM: Cell division protein FtsQ; POTRA domain, FtsQ-type), producing MRRLISKWAQRRDASNTGRISWKGYTSFFLATLLTASSGALYLKADQLKTELTDFSIQQGFSLKSIQVTGRNHTDADAIRSALSDWRETSIFTADLQAIRSQLLSLGWVKDAVVSRHLPDRLVVTLYERQPVALMQTPSGHQLIDADGAPITGADVSAFAHLVVVSGDGAAQRVAALLGMLESEPELFTDVWAVQLVSERRWDVHMRSGLTIKLPEEDPVLAWSRLAKLEQDTAITARDLASIDLRVPGQLIVKPNIPIRGKGSKT from the coding sequence ATGCGACGACTGATCAGCAAATGGGCACAACGCCGGGACGCCTCGAATACGGGCCGGATCAGCTGGAAAGGCTATACCAGCTTTTTCCTTGCAACTTTGCTGACAGCTAGCAGCGGTGCCCTTTATCTGAAAGCTGACCAGCTCAAGACGGAATTGACCGATTTCAGCATACAACAGGGGTTCAGCCTCAAATCGATTCAGGTCACCGGACGCAATCATACTGATGCAGATGCCATACGCTCTGCATTGTCTGACTGGCGTGAAACCTCGATCTTCACAGCTGATCTACAGGCCATTCGCAGCCAGCTGCTGTCTCTGGGCTGGGTAAAGGATGCTGTGGTCAGCCGCCATCTGCCAGACCGGCTGGTGGTCACGCTATATGAACGTCAGCCTGTAGCCCTGATGCAGACCCCGTCTGGCCATCAACTGATCGATGCTGATGGTGCGCCGATAACAGGTGCCGATGTCTCTGCTTTTGCGCATTTGGTTGTTGTCTCTGGTGATGGTGCGGCCCAACGCGTGGCGGCTTTATTGGGTATGTTGGAATCTGAACCTGAGCTATTCACTGATGTCTGGGCCGTACAACTGGTTTCAGAACGGCGGTGGGACGTGCATATGCGTTCTGGTCTGACCATCAAGCTGCCTGAAGAAGATCCGGTTTTAGCCTGGTCAAGGCTCGCCAAGCTGGAACAGGACACAGCCATCACTGCCCGTGACCTGGCTTCAATCGACCTGCGCGTTCCCGGCCAGCTGATTGTCAAACCAAATATCCCGATCAGAGGTAAAGGGAGCAAGACATGA
- a CDS encoding cell division protein FtsA (PFAM: Cell division protein FtsA~TIGRFAM: cell division protein FtsA): MITRPKIVPRGPFGILDLGSSKLACLIAQKSATGEVKLLGQSMHVSEGVKQGEITDMNKFSTAVGKTVNAAERSADTTISTIHIVTPGGSQKLNAHTSKIDLHDDVISRRDITRLMHQQGQLKPEAGQVIIQKQPGSYQLDDQRQIDNPLGMCGRALGIDFTTLAMSQTSYANLRQAVQQCHLELGSVHHSAVMSGHACLTEDDRELGTLLIDFGGGTTSLALFADGQLHYVGTVRMGGLNVTRDIAKMLSISISDAERLKAIDGSVLPAIAVTEQVERFSFPSQGDNFVLSNTLSAEDNLTLPSGQVIQRQFLSDIIRTRCEEILEATDAQLNTAGLGPARTFNLALTGGASQLTGMSDFISEFWQKPVAFRSPTPLSGPEGQISGGSFSACMGLARHIQSTEDDALHIHRATATGNSMFGRLGAWFKEHI; the protein is encoded by the coding sequence ATGATTACGCGCCCCAAAATCGTTCCCCGCGGACCCTTTGGCATCCTTGATCTGGGCTCGTCCAAGCTGGCCTGCCTGATCGCGCAAAAATCTGCCACAGGCGAGGTCAAGCTTCTGGGCCAGTCAATGCATGTGTCAGAGGGTGTCAAGCAGGGTGAAATTACCGATATGAATAAATTCAGCACCGCAGTTGGCAAGACTGTCAACGCTGCTGAACGGAGTGCAGATACAACGATTTCCACAATCCATATAGTGACCCCGGGTGGCAGCCAAAAGCTGAACGCACATACCAGCAAAATAGACCTTCATGATGATGTGATCAGCCGCCGCGATATTACCCGGCTGATGCATCAGCAAGGCCAACTCAAGCCCGAAGCTGGCCAGGTAATCATCCAGAAACAGCCCGGGTCCTACCAACTGGATGACCAGAGGCAAATCGATAATCCGCTGGGTATGTGCGGCCGCGCCCTGGGTATTGACTTTACCACCTTGGCGATGTCGCAAACCAGCTACGCTAACCTTCGTCAGGCAGTTCAGCAATGTCACCTTGAGCTGGGCTCTGTGCATCACAGTGCGGTGATGTCTGGCCATGCCTGCCTGACCGAAGATGACCGCGAGCTGGGCACATTGCTGATCGATTTCGGCGGCGGCACAACATCCCTAGCGCTGTTTGCTGATGGCCAGCTGCATTATGTTGGCACGGTACGTATGGGCGGCCTGAATGTAACCCGCGACATCGCCAAAATGCTGTCAATTTCCATCAGTGATGCAGAACGGCTGAAAGCGATTGACGGTTCAGTCCTTCCTGCAATTGCCGTCACCGAACAGGTAGAGCGGTTCAGTTTTCCCAGCCAAGGTGATAATTTTGTCTTATCAAACACGCTTTCAGCTGAAGATAATCTGACCTTGCCGAGTGGCCAGGTGATTCAAAGACAGTTCTTAAGCGACATTATCCGCACCCGATGTGAAGAAATTTTAGAGGCGACTGATGCGCAACTGAATACAGCAGGATTAGGCCCGGCACGCACCTTTAATCTGGCCCTGACTGGCGGGGCAAGCCAATTGACGGGTATGTCTGATTTCATATCTGAATTCTGGCAGAAGCCAGTTGCGTTCAGATCACCAACGCCCCTGTCCGGCCCAGAAGGGCAAATCTCAGGCGGCTCATTTTCTGCCTGTATGGGCCTTGCCCGCCATATCCAGTCTACCGAAGATGACGCGCTTCACATCCACAGAGCCACAGCCACAGGCAATAGCATGTTCGGACGTCTGGGTGCCTGGTTCAAGGAGCATATCTGA